The window GAAACTAAGGTTGTTTAAATATCTTAATTCTGGTAATTTTTCATTTAGATTGTTATTATCTATTTTATTTATTTGAACTTGTGTAAGGTAATTTTTCATTGGTGAAAAATGAAATATCACTTTTTGTAAGTTTTTTATTTCAAAATTATAAATTTTATCATGTTCTCTTTTATTTCTAATTAGTTGTGTTGTTATTTTGTCGTTGTTAATATTTTGGGGAATGGTAAAAATATTATTGAAACCAATAACTAACACGGTAAATATTTTCATAAACATTTTTATCACTCCTTTTTAAAATATTTTATTTTTCATTGTTCTTTTAGTTTTAATCTTTTTTAATACAAAGCGAATTAAAGAGTTTACCATTTCTGTTATGGTTACTCATACTAATGAATAACCTATAATCATTAACTTACCAATTGTTCCAAAATTTTTAATAAATTGTTGCAAATTTTCAATATCTGTATGTAATAATAAAATTATACCTAAAGATATGAATATAATGTAATTAAGTATTATTCATCAATATTTTTTTAAAGAATTAATGAGTTTGTTTGATTTCATTTTTCAAGGCTCTTTTTGCTTTAATTTTTTGAATAATCAAGCGGATTAATTTTTCAAATTTAAGTGCAAAATATATTGCTCCGCCTCATCAAAAAACAAATATTCCTGCTAGCATAATACCACTATTGAACTTGCCAAAGAAATCAACCATCTGTTTATTCATAAAATCATTAAATTCTTTACTTGTTCCGGTTATTCATTTAGTATCGATTACTGTTAATGCACAAATTAATAAGCTTATAAAGATGAAAATGATACTTAATGATACTTTTAACCACTGCTTTTTAAAAGAATTTTTAATTTTTAATCTTAATGGTGTTTTTTCTTTTGAATTATCTTTTTTAAATAATTTTCCTAAAAGTTTTTTCATTTTAATTCTCCTTTCGTGTTTAAAAATTTTTAATTTTTCATTTTCAATTATTAAGTCTGATATTTGATTAATATGAATAATATTTCACTTTTCTAGTTTTAAAATTTCTTTTTTAATTTTGTCGAAAACTCTTGATATTTATTGAATATACTTAATTTTAGGTATATTTTTAATATGATAGAGGTGGATAATAATTATGGAAAAAATAATTCAAGAACTAGTAAATACTTTAACAGATGATCAATTTTTAGAATTTTATGAAAAAGTCAAACAACAAGCAGAATTAATAGACTTCTTGCAAAATTAATATGATAATTATAATTTTTAAATTTAAAATAAATATAAAAGTGTTATTAAAATAATTTTTAGATTATTTTTACAAATATTTTGTCATTAAAACATAATAAAAATTATTATTTACAATAAAAAAAGACTGAAATTTTAAATTATCAAATATATTTAAACTAATAGTTGTAAATTATAAATTGAAGCTATTAAATTAAATCTTAAAGCAAATCTTTTTCTACGATTTCGATATTTTTCACTAATAATTTTAAATTTTTTAAGTATAGCAAAAACATTTTCAATAACAATTCTCATTTTTGAAATTCGCTCATTATTTTGCTTTTCTTCTTTATTTAAAGGGTTTTTCTTTGATTTTCTTTTAGGAATTAAAACATTATGATTATCATATTAATTTTGCAAGAAGTCTAATAAAAAAACAAAAACGTTTAAATGAAATTGATCAAAAATTTAGAGCGCAAGGTATTAAATGCCCTAAATGTGAATCTTACCATTGCGTTAAAAATGGACATAATTCAGAAGGAAAACAAAAATATTTATGTAAAAATTGCCGTGCAAGTTTTGACGCTTTTCGTAATCATTTTATTTATTGAAGTCATTTAAATTATGAACAATGAAATTTATTGATTCAAATTTCATTGCTGGGGCAATCTAGTAAAACAATTTCTCGTTTTATTAAAACTACATTAAAAACTGCTTGATATAATCGTCAAAAATTAATGAAATCAAAACAATTAGAAAATACCCAATTAAAATTTAAAAAATTATCTGGTAAAATCCAAATCGATGAAACATTTATTAAAGAAATCCATAAAGGAAATTTCAAATATAAAACTGATCCACGAAGAATTCACCTTGACCCATTCGCAACTAATACTAAATGCTGTATTCAAATGGCAATTGATAATAATAACAATATTTATGTTAAATCCACAAACACCAAACGTTTACAAAAACAATGAGTTATTGAAAATATGAACAAAGAATTAATTAACGAAAATTCAATTATTACTTCCGATATGCAAAAATTATATTTTTTAGTAGCAAAACAAACAAATTCTACTTTATGTGTAACTAAAACAACAATTAATCCTGAAGCTAGTTATCGTAACTTAAATAAAATCAGTAAATTACAATCTAGTCTTAAAGAAGCCTTAATTCATTATCATGGTTTAGGTTTTACTAATATTCAAAATTATTTAAATCTCTGAAAATGAAAATACCAACATAAGGGTTTAACTCCAAACCAACAAACAGCGGTATTATATTTTAATGTATAAAAAAAGTTAAAGTAAAAATAGTAATTTTACATAAAAGCCTTTTAAAATTATCAAGTTGATGATTTTTTTTATTTTATCAAGAGTTTTCGACAAAATTAAAAAATTTCTTTATTTTTTTCCATTATTATGTATTTAAGAGTATTAACACTATTTTCTAATATGACATTAACAATTTTTAATTTGTCATTTTCTATTTCTAATTCTTGGTTTTTAGTTCATTTTTCCATTTTTTTACCTACCTTTAATCACAATAAATAAAGCAATAAGTACACAAGTTACACCAAGAATGGTAAAAATTGGGTGTTGCGAAAATGTTCGCGCCATTGGTTTAAACAGTTCTAAAATTGTTAAATTGCTAGTAATAAACTTTTGGAAATTGGCAAGACCCTCGCTAATATAAGTTTCAAAATGACTACCAGCTAAAAGCCCAAGAACAGTTATTAAGATAAAAATAATAATTAGTTTAAACATTGTTAGTTACCTTGTTTTGTTTTTATTGGTTTTATTTGTTTTTTAGTTTTTCCTCACGCACTTAACCGCCCTTTATTTTTAACAGCATATTGACGTTGTCTTTCTAAATTAACTTGTTGACTACCAAATCCAAGAATAATTGCCATAAGAAATTCTACAGCAAGTGTTAAGAATAAAGGAAATATTAATTGAATTTTCGTTCCTGGCACTTCTAAACTTCAAATTAAATCAAAAACTTTATAAAGCATTTGGACGAAAAAGTCGGCCATTTTTGCAAGATTTTCCATTTTTTATTGTTCCTTTTCTTTCATTTTTCTTAAAAATTTGCTAAATTTATCCATTTTTAAGTATTCTAAGTCTTCTAAATCAATTGCTGTGTCAGCATAGTATTTATCTTCATAGTCGGGATTTACTTTTGAATTTAAGTAATCTCTTAAAAATGCTAGGTAAAAAGAATTGTAAGTGTTAAGTATTGGTAAAGGAATTTTTAGTTTAAAAAAATAAATATCAAGTTCAGGAATATCACGATATTTAATACGGCGACCCTTTTTGCTATTTTTAGCATCAATTAAGATGTTTCGTCAGCGTTCATATTCTTCGATGCTTGTAAAGGTGCCATAGATGACTTTTAAGTAAGGGCGAAAAATATTAACTGGTTTTTTACGAATTCCTACAATCACATTATTGGCAATATCACGAACTTTAACTCAAATATGTTTATCTCTTTGACCGCTAGCGAGAACAATATGACCGAAATGGCGTGCCAGAGTGAAATATTCTTGAATACCGGTTTCTTCGTTTTTGGTATTATTTTTTTCTCAATCAGTTCCTTCTAAAAATAAGTTGGTTTCATCTCATAAAAGTAAGGTTTTGTCTGGCAATACCGGATAATCAAAATCTAATAATCCCATATGACCTAAACTTAATTTTTGGGTTTCTAGTAATGGAAAGGTTGAGGCGATATGATATTTCTTCTTTTTTAGTAATTTTGATGCGTATACTAGAAAGGCGGTTTTTCCAGTTCCTAATGAACCAATAACGATGTTTAATGGTGAGTTTTTTAAGAAGTTAATAACTTTGTTAATTTGTGTTAAATTACCGATTTTAAAAAGAAAAATCAAAATACAACCCACTAAAAATAAATAGCTTACAATGTTTTTAAAATAACCGTTGTAAATATATCAAATTGCTCCGCAATGTCATAAAATTAAAAATGAGGTGCGATTTAATTCAATAAAATGGTTATTTTTTTCTATTATTCATTTGCAAAATTTCATCTTGCACCTCACTTTATTTTTTTGTTAGCGTACTGCTTCAAGTAATTTTTCAAACATTTTAAAGCAAATAAAAAATATTGCCAAAATAAATGGAAAAATGAATATTCAGTAGTCAGCAAAGAAGTTACCGACTTGTGGCATATTAACAGCAATAATTTCTCACATTTTAGTAAACGCCGTTATAATTGCATTTCACAATTTAGTCATCGCATCACTAGCTGTTATTTTTTCCACTGTTGCTGGTGCATCGGCCAAGAAAGTTCCAATCATATAATCACCCCCTTTCTTTTTAAAACATTCATCATTTATATTCAAAGTTTTTCTTAAATTTGTTAAAACCACTATTAACCTTAACACGATTGTATTTTTTCCTAATTAATTTTGAATTTCTTTGTGAATGCATCACAATGTAACTTCGCGACATTACTTTTTCTTCTATCTAAATACCGATATTGTTTTTCAAAGTAGCATTAGAATAAATCACACCATAATCGCTGTTAAGAATCAAAAAGCAATGTTTGCTATTAAAAGTCAAAGCGGTACTTCGGTTAATTTAATTTCTTTACCACCAGTAATATGAGCCGGAATAGTTGTAATTTGAATAAATAAATCTCAGAAAGTTTGTTTAATTTGTTCTCAATCAAATTCTTTTAAGTTTATTATCATTTTTTATCTCCCAAAAATCATTTTTATTGGTAAATATATAATTGAAATTAATGCGAAAAGAAAAGTAATGATAATAATTAATTCGGCAATAAACGCAACTTGTACAGGCATTTTTTCTATCGGAATAAATAATTTTAAGAATTCCATAATAATTTCTCAAAACATTATTTTTTATTCTCATTATTTTCTTTTGAATTAGGGGTTTTAACTCATTCTTCAAAGCGAGCAATAAACACTTTTTCATCTTTTGTAAAATTACCAGTATTATTTTTAATGGCATTTTTATATTTAATTCTAATTTTTATTTTGGCATAAATTTTATAAGCAAAATATGCCAATAGCATGATGCTGATAATAATAAATATTAATCCAATCGCGATATTCATTTTTAAACTCCTTTAAAATAGTTATAATTTATATCTTTTTTGTTGTTTTCTTTTTCGGCAATGAAGAAGCTTAATAATTCTTGTCCCTTAATTAATTTGGTTTCATTTTCTTTCTGATTAATTGAAATTATTTGATATTTACTATCTTTTATTATTCCGATGCAAATAGAATTTTCATATTTTCCTTTATAAACAAATCGTTTTGGAAACCAAATACCGATTTGTTCATTAAATCATGGAATTTTTGGTGCTTTAATAAGCATTGCGTTTTGTGTTTCTTTTAAAAGATATTTTTTAGTATTTAAAAAAATGTTTTCAATGTTTTTCATAATAAATTACCTTTCTTTTCTTATAGATAAACTAAGTTATATTAACTAAGTTAGTTAACTTAGTTTTTTAAACACTTATATATCGCAGATTTAAGTGTTTAACAAGCTTTGTTAGTAAATTTTGTTTTTTAATTAGATAAAGATTTTAATAATTTTAAACTTAGTATATCCCTATATAGAAATTTCTACACTTTAATGTCCGCATCCTACCCTTGGAACTAATTTAATAGCGTGTATATTTTTAGGAAATCCACCCATTCATTTTTTTATTGCAAAACGAAACAAATTGCTATAGCTAATAGGATGTTATCTATTAACTGGTAAACTTCTTTTGGTTATGGCGACCACCCACAATTTATCGTGCTTTAATACATACCAACATTATTAATTCACTTGTATTTAATTTTCAAAGAACAAATTTTTAACATCTTATAAAATAAAAAGACAATCATTGCTGACTGTCTTAATACTTATTCAAATCTTTTCCTACCTAACAAAACTTTATGCGTCCTACCAAGTCTATTAATTGCTGTATAAATTGATTTTAAATCATTAGCTACAAGTTTGCGATCTTTGTAAGGAACAAATTTTAAACTATTGCGAATTTGATGAACAATGCATAATTGATGCTGTGTTTTTGGGAAAACAGCTTCTATTGCATCAGACATCCCAGTTAAATTATCACTACAAGCAACAAGAATATCTTGTAACCCACGATTTTTCATTTCCGTAAGATTATTAAGTCAAAATTTGGCTCCCTCATTCTCACTAATTCACATTCCTAAAATATCTTTTAAACCATCTAAATTAATTCCTAAGGCAAGATAAACTGCTTTATTTATTATTCGTTTATCTTGCTTTACTTTAACAACAATACAATCAAAATAAACAATCGGATAAATCTTCTCTAAAGGTTTAGTTTGTCACATTTTAACTTCTTTAATAACATCATCAGTTATTTGACTAATTAAACTTTCTGAAATTTCTGCTCCGTGATAGAATTCTTGCAATTGTGCTTTGATATCAGAAATTGTCATTCCTCTTGCATATAAAGAAATTACTTTTTGATCAAAGTTATCAAATCTTCTTTGTCTTTTCGGAATAATTACTGGTTCAAAAGTACTATTTCGATCTCTTGGTACATCAATTGCGATTGAACCATTTTTAGTAATAATGGTTTTTTGTGTGTTGCCATTTCTTTTATTATGATTCTCATCAGTTTCAAGATAATCTTTAATTTCCGTATTTAACATTCGTTCAGTTAATTTTTTGGTAAATTCCTGAAAAATAGTATTGCCTTTAAATAAATCTTGTGGATTATCAATATTTTCTAAAAAATAATCATCAACTTTATCAATTGCGTCAGGTTCTTTTTTTATTTTTTTATTTTTTTTTTTTTGTCATTTTCTGTTCTCCTTCTTTTAAGTATAATTCAGAATGAATTATCGAGACACAGAATTTTGGACAGGCTCTAATTTTAGGTATATTTTTAATATGATAGAGGTGGATAATAATTATGGAAAAAATAATTCAAGAGACTAGTAAATACTTTAACAGATGATCAATTTTTAGAATTTTATGAAAAAGTCAAACAACAAGCAGAATTAATAAAAAAACAAAAACGGTTAAATGAAATTGATCAAAAATTTAGAGCGCACGGTATTAAATGCCCTAAATGTGAATCTTACCATTGCGTTAAAAATGGACATAATTCAGAAGGAAAACAAAAATATTTATGTAAAAATTGCCGTGCAAGTTTTGACGCTTTTCGTAATCATTTTATTTATTGAAGTCATTTAAATTATGAACAATGAAATTTATTGATTCAAATTTCATTGCTGGGGCAATCTAGTAAAACAATTTCTCGTTTTATTAAAACTACATTAAAAACTGCTTGATATAATCGTCAAAAATTAATGAAATCAAAACAATTAGAAAATACCCAATTAAAATTTAAAAAATTATCTGGTAAAATCCAAATCGATGAAACATTCATTAAAGAAATCCATAAAGGAAATTTCAAATATAAAACTGATCCACGAAGAATTCACCTTGACCCATTCGCAACTAATACTAAATGCTGTATTCAAATGGCAATTGATAATAATAACAATATTTATGTTAAATCCACAAACACCAAACGTTTACAAAAACAATGAGTTATTGAAAATATGAACAAAGAATTAATTAACGAAAATTCAATTATTACTTCTGATATGCAAAAATTATATTTTTTAGTAGCAAAACAAACAAATTCTACTTTATGCGTAACTAAAACAACAATTAATCCTGAAGCTAGTTATCGTAACTTAAATAAAATCAGTAAATTACAATCTAGTCTTAAAGAAGCCTTAATTCATTATCATGGTTTAGGTTTTACTAATATTCAAAATTATTTAAATCTCTGAAAATGAAAATACCAACATAAGGAAGGGTTTAACTCCAAACCAACAAACAGCGGTATTATATTTTAATGTATAAAAAAGTTAAAGTAAAAATAGTAATTTTACATAAAAGCCTTTTAAAATTATCAAGTTGATGATTTTTTTTATTTTATCAAGAGTTTTCGACAAAATTAAAAGGGTTGCTTTTTAATTTTGTCGAAAACTCTTGATATTTATTGAATATACTTAATTTTAGGTATATTTTTAATATGATAGAGGTGGATAATAATTATGGAAAAAATAATTCAAGAGACTAGTAAATACTTTAACAGATGATCAATTTTTAGAATTTTATGAAAAAGTCAAACAACAAGCAGAATTAATAAAAAAACAAAAACGGTTAAATGAAATTGATCAAAAATTTAGAGCGCACGGTATTAAATGCCCTAAATGTGAATCTTACCATTGCGTTAAAAATGGACATAATTCAGAAGGAAAACAAAAATATTTATGTAAAAATTGCCGTGCAAGTTTTGACGCTTTTCGTAATCATTTTATTTATTGAAGTCATTTAAATTATGAACAATGAAATTTATTGATTCAAATTTCATTGCTGGGGCAATCTAGTAAAACAATTTCTCGTTTTATTAAAACTACATTAAAAACTGCTTGATATAATCGTCAAAAATTAATGAAATCAAAACAATTAGAAAATACCCAATTAAAATTTAAAAAATTATCTGGTAAAATCCAAATCGATGAAACATTCATTAAAGAAATCCATAAAGGAAATTTCAAATATAAAACTGATCCACGAAGAATTCACCTTGACCCATTCGCAACTAATACTAAATGCTGTATTCAAATGGCAATTGATAATAATAACAATATTTATGTTAAATCCACAAACACCAAACGTTTACAAAAACAATGAGTTATTGAAAATATGAACAAAGAATTAATTAACGAAAATTCAATTATTACTTCTGATATGCAAAAATTATATTTTTTAGTAGCAAAACAAACAAATTCTACTTTATGCGTAACTAAAACAACAATTAATCCTGAAGCTAGTTATCGTAACTTAAATAAAATCAGTAAATTACAATCTAGTCTTAAAGAAGCCTTAATTCATTATCATGGTTTAGGTTTTACTAATATTCAAAATTATTTAAATCTCTGAAAATGAAAATACCAACATAAGGAAGGGTTTAACTCCAAACCAACAAACAGCGGTATTATATTTTAATGTATAAAAAAGTTAAAGTAAAAATAGTAATTTTACATAAAAGCCTTTTAAAATTATCAAGTTGATGATTTTTTTTATTTTATCAAGAGTTTTCGACAAAATTAAAAGGGTTGCTTTTTAATTTTGTCGAAAACTCTTGATATTTATTGGATATACTTAATTTTAGGTATATTTTAATATGATAGAGGTGGATAATAATAAAAATGATGATAGTTGAATTAATTATAAAGGTAATGCTGTAACAAATAAATATAATAGATTTAAGTAAGTAAAAATATTAGTTAAAATTTAATAATAATTAATAATTTTTTATTTTAATTTTGTCGAAAACTCTTGATATTTATTGAATATACTTAATTTTAGGTATATTTTAATATGATAGAGGTGGATAATAATTATGGAAAAAATAATTCAAGAACTAGTAAATACTTTAACAGATGATCAATTTTTAGAATTTTATGAAAAAGTCAAACAACAAGCAGAATTAATAAAAAAACAAAAACGTTTAAATGAAATTGATCAAAAATTTAGAGCGCACGGTATTAAATGCCCTAAATGTGAATCTTACCATTGCGTTAAAAATGGACATAATTCAGAAGGAAAACAAAAATATTTATGTAAAAATTGTCGTGCAAGTTTTGACGCTTTTCGTAATCATTTTATTTATTGAAGTCATTTAAATTATGAACAATGAAATTTATTGATTCAAATTTCATTGCTGGGGCAATCTAGTAAAACAATTTCTCGTTTTATTAAAACTACATTAAAAACTGCTTGATATAATCGTCAAAAATTAATGAAATCAAAACAATTAGAAAATACCCAATTAAAATTTAAAAAATTATCTGGTAAAATCCAAATCGATGAAACATTCATTAAAGAAATCCATAAAGGAAATTTCAAATATAAAACTGATCCACGAAGAATTCACCTTGACCCATTCGCAACTAATACTAAATGCTGTATTCAAATGGCAATTGATAATAATAACAATATTTATGTTAAATCCACAAACACCAAACGTTTACAAAAACAATAGACTTCTTGCAAAATTAATTTAAAATATAATTGAATTGTTGTTTTTAATAAAAAGGTGGAATTTAAATGAAATTTAAAAAAAATAATCAAATAAGTGATAAAAATTTTTTAAGATTAACTGGTATTAAACATACTACTTTTAATAAAATGCTAGAAATTTTAAAAATAGAAGAATTAAAAAAGAGATTTCGTCGCGGAAGAACCAATAAATTATCATTAGAAAATCGTATTTTAATGACTTTAGAATATTGAAGAGAATATAGAACTTATTTTCATATTGCAAAAAGTTATGATATTAGTGAAAGTAGTTGTTATAGAAATATCAAATGAATTGAAGACACTTTAATAAAACACCCTAATTTTCAACAACTTACTGGTCAAAAATCACTATTAAAAGATTATTTCAAAGATAAGACTGTTATAATTGATGTAACTGAAAGCCAAATCCAACGCCCAAAAAAAGACAAAAACAGCACTACTCAGGAAAAAAGAAAAAACACACAATAAAAACACAAGTTATAATTGAAAAAGATAGTAAAAAAATTATTAGTTCTGATTTTTCTTATGGTAAAAACCATGACTTTAAAATTTTAAAAGATTCAAAAATTAAATTTTTACCAGAAACAACTGTTTTAGTGGATTTAGGTTATCAAGGCATACAAAAAATTAATCATA is drawn from Spiroplasma endosymbiont of Clivina fossor and contains these coding sequences:
- a CDS encoding transposase family protein; this translates as MIPKRKSKKNPLNKEEKQNNERISKMRIVIENVFAILKKFKIISEKYRNRRKRFALRFNLIASIYNLQLLV
- a CDS encoding transposase, which produces MIQISLLGQSSKTISRFIKTTLKTAWYNRQKLMKSKQLENTQLKFKKLSGKIQIDETFIKEIHKGNFKYKTDPRRIHLDPFATNTKCCIQMAIDNNNNIYVKSTNTKRLQKQWVIENMNKELINENSIITSDMQKLYFLVAKQTNSTLCVTKTTINPEASYRNLNKISKLQSSLKEALIHYHGLGFTNIQNYLNLWKWKYQHKGLTPNQQTAVLYFNV
- a CDS encoding transposase, with product MIQISLLGQSSKTISRFIKTTLKTAWYNRQKLMKSKQLENTQLKFKKLSGKIQIDETFIKEIHKGNFKYKTDPRRIHLDPFATNTKCCIQMAIDNNNNIYVKSTNTKRLQKQWVIENMNKELINENSIITSDMQKLYFLVAKQTNSTLCVTKTTINPEASYRNLNKISKLQSSLKEALIHYHGLGFTNIQNYLNLWKWKYQHKEGFNSKPTNSGIIF
- a CDS encoding IS1/IS1595 family N-terminal zinc-binding domain-containing protein codes for the protein MEKIIQELVNTLTDDQFLEFYEKVKQQAELIKKQKRLNEIDQKFRAHGIKCPKCESYHCVKNGHNSEGKQKYLCKNCRASFDAFRNHFIYWSHLNYEQWNLLIQISLLGQSSKTISRFIKTTLKTAWYNRQKLMKSKQLENTQLKFKKLSGKIQIDETFIKEIHKGNFKYKTDPRRIHLDPFATNTKCCIQMAIDNNNNIYVKSTNTKRLQKQ
- a CDS encoding transposase family protein → MKFKKNNQISDKNFLRLTGIKHTTFNKMLEILKIEELKKRFRRGRTNKLSLENRILMTLEYWREYRTYFHIAKSYDISESSCYRNIKWIEDTLIKHPNFQQLTGQKSLLKDYFKDKTVIIDVTESQIQRPKKDKNSTTQEKRKNTQ